TGAAATGTGAAGGCAAGAGACTGAAATGGGCATGtggagggcaggagctgagccaagGGCCTTGCAATGCATGGGCAGCTCAGGGCAGACAGCTCTCAGCCCCTCCATGAAACCACATCTGCACACTCATGCAGAGGAACAGCAccctcagcctctccagctTCCAAAGGCTCATTTCATCAGCATTCAATtctccctccagctctgcctaGCTCCCAGCTGCCACGCAGGtggctcccagctcagctgccccaTAAATCTGCCCTCCAAACTACTGCTTCCTAAAAAAGACACCAGCACCAGATACCTCTAAAATACCTTCTTAATTTGGTACTGAAGATACCACATCAGCTTTCCAGGAGCACTTGGGGATGTTTAAACTCACTAGCAGGGGCTGCAAATGCCTGTTTAGGATCAAGCTGGAGAGAAGATGAACAGTCTCTCCAGATTCTCTCCAGGCAGCTCAGCAAGGACACAGTGGCGGTGCTCAGGCTTGAGAGGTGCAGGGTTTTGCTTTAAAAGCGATGAAGTGGTTTTATACAGCTCCAGGTACTTGCATATTCCCCCAGGAGGAGCACTTCAGGTCATATGGAAACCAGAAAGTCCTACTTGAAAACAGAGCTTGATTAAAAAGAGCTGCAGTTCAAAGCTTGCTTTAGTGAGTGATGACATTTAATACTGCAGCAAGTGCAGAGGGCAGGAGGATCTGATGTGCACCTGGCTTTGAACCTGCTTTGATAACAGGGGGTTTAAAATAGTTCAGGTGAAAACTTTTAAAGTTCTTTCTTCTGTCAGGAAACCCCTTACGATCTGTGCCCCAGGGCTTCTGAACACAGGACCTGGTGACAGAGTGGGATCTTACAGTGACCACAGTCATCCTAAAAGCAGAGCCTCTCGTAGAGCTGCCTAAGGTAGGAGCAGCCCAATTCTGaaagaagcagagcaggagcagtcCCAAGCCCACCTTAACCCTGTGCAGAAAGACAAGACAGAGTCAAGCCCAGTTCCAGCAGGGTTTCAGGTTTTGCTCCCTTGTTTCgggagctctgctgcaggcagggctgagccagggcaCAGCCGTTTCCTCCTGGCACCAGCTCATTCCCCTGAGTTAACACCCACCTTGTTTCAAGGCTAATTACCCAACGCGGGAGCCGGGAACGCTTCAGTGTGCACAGCCGAAGCCTCTGGCGTGTCAGGACTGGGTAATTAGCACCTCCCCAGCCCACACCGATCCCGATCCCGGCCGCTGGAGTTCGGGGCCTGGCTGCTTGTACCAGCCCCGGGCAAAGctgagaaagggagaagggcTCTGCCAGTGGAAGGCTCCGAGTcgcctgctggagctgagggaagCAAGGCTGATTTCCCTTCCAGTGGGAAGAGCTGTATCCCTGCATGCAGAGGGGCATTGCTCTGCCCAACTGAGctgtcacagcacaggagagcaggatGGAAATGCGAATGTAAACTCCCAGGCTGGAGAAATCCAGCTCTAAGCAAAAGATCCCCTATTCCAGGCAATGTGCACAAATATGATAATGcttctagaaaaagaaaatgtaacagCACAACATTACTTCTTTCTGAATTAGGTCTATTTCCACCCTTATGCTTTCCTTCAGCTGGCACAGGAGGTTGTTCTGAAGGAGTCTCAGCAGAAAGAAGAGACTCAGTTATCCCAAACTCCTGCTGGATTCTGCACAGCACATTCCTGCCTTTGGGAGAAGGGACATTTAATGATGCAGCCAAGGCTGTCTCTCTCCTGTGTGCCGAgacctgcagcacacagagaaccacagagggacagacagagaatGTGCTGCTCTGACAGAGCCAAAGGCAGGAATGGCTGGACACTGGTTAACGGTGCAGACTGCCAagggctcagccccagggctTTGTCTGAGAACCAGAACTGTAACAAGGCTGAATCCACTCCACCCACACCCAAAGTGGAGTGAAGAAAGTCTTCGTCACCAAGCCAACGGCCTGGAAACTTCCCTTCATGCTGCCTCTCCCCCTCAGTGCACAGCTCCAGAGGGGGAGCTGAAATGCTGGAGTCTCTGGAGCTCCAGAGGGAGTGTGCTGCTACCCTCATCAGAGCTTTGACTCACTCAGGACAATGTTTGCAGTCACAAATATGAAGCAAGAGAAACCCCAAATGAGCACGAACACAATCCAGAAGCTGTGCCGGAAAGGGGAGAGGTGCTTGTTCACCGTCCCACTGCCGAAGACCAGCTGGGTGTCCTTCCGACTGCAGTAGGCCAGGAAAGCTGGGATGAGATActggatcccattcccagcatAGGCTCCCGTGATCCCCACCAAGGACTCCAGATCGTGGGTGCAGAAAGCCACCAGCACTGGGGGAATCAGCGTGATGGCAGGAAAGACAATCCTATCCACCAGCCACGGGTAGGTGCCCCCCTCTCTGTGAAAAAGGGTCTTCCAGTTGTTGCGCAGGGTCACTGCAATGATGGGGAAGTTGGTGCTGATGGTGAAGACCGGGAAGAGGCCCAGGAAGTACCGAATGAAGGCCACGCTGACGATCTCACAGTTGGTGAAGTTGAGCGTGTACATGTCCATGAGGGTGTCGTTGCGGAAGCAGTAAATGGCAGTGAAGGACAGGAGGCTGTAGAACGCCAGGATCAGGATGTAATCAAGCAGCACGAGCTTGTTGACGTGCTTCTTCTTGGAGATGGGGGTGATGAGGGATGGCAGGGAGTGCTGGCACATGAAGGAATAGACACACACCCCAAACAGATTGCGGATGCCCGACAGCTCGGCCATGGACGGGTGACCTTCAGCCTGGCCTCTGCTGATGCGGATGAGGGCCAGAATAATCATGAGGatgaaagctggagagagagagagagagagaaggtcTCAGGTCAAGCCCAGGCCCATGCTCCTCATGACCTCCTCCCACAGCACTGGCAGTCTTGGCACCGGCTTTCTCCTGCTATGCAAGAGCATCTCCTTATCTCTTTGATGCACCACCTTATCTGAGGGTGGCAAGGTGCACAGGAATTAATCGTGATGTGCTGTCAGTGCCAGTCAGCAGATAAGGGAATGGGCTCAGGCATCTCCCTCCAGTCTCATTCCCACAGGGACTCACCCTCCCACCCCCCaagagcacagggctgtgctgtgcccttcAGAAGCAGAAGGCTGACACGGCTGGTGAACCCTAAGCCCTCAAGGGTTTTGGTCCGTGGATGCTtctgccacacacacacactggttAAATACTGTCATTTCAAAAAGGCTGAAATATGTTTGGCTCCAATCAACCCCAGTAACAGTCCTACCCATTTCTAACTGGACTAGTGTTTTCAAGACTTCCCCTACAtgcacaaaagcagcagctacTAGCAAGCTTTCCTGTCCCTGGGATCTGTCAAGCATGATATAGCAAGAACTAGCCAGCCATTTCCTGGGTAGAAGGAACAGGCTGTCTGTAGCTAATCCCAGGGTGGAGAAGCCAGTCTGGAAGGGACTAAAGCAGCACTGAAAGACTGCTATTAAAATTCATCATTTCTAGACACAAAGTCTGCTTGTCTACCCTTCACTTATGTCAGGAAAAAGCCTAACAACATTTTACAATGCTTATTACAAATAACAACATGCCAGGGACAACATGAATTGAGGAGATTGGGCTAATGCCCTTATTACTCTGAAGGTGGAAATTTGAGCCAGAGCAGTTACTGTGAGACTCTCATTCCTACCATGGCATATGGTAGAAAACTAATTCTGGTGTCACAAAAATTGCATCAACCTAGGAAAGAtgatcagcagctgctggagttAACAAGTAATGGGGAGAAAAGGACCTGCCTGGCAAGGCAGCAAGCAGTGAGATTTACAGTCTGGTGCTGCAATGGGTGGCTTGCACAGAGCTGTCCTTGCACCAGTctgaggcacaggaacagagcTGTGAATTATCAggtaatgaaaaaaatcaacaaaatgcTGAAACAACTACTACAGACACCTCTGAATGTCATTAATATAAATCCAGAGGAATTAAACAGAGCAGTGCACAGTTCAAGTCCATACGAGGCTGGCACCAGTGCTaggagctgggcaggctcaCCATGGGGTGACAAGATCACGGGCTTGCTCTGTGCCCAGTCCTGCTCCCCACAACAGGGGAGATTGGAAACCCTGCCAGGGATAGGACTAAGGAAAACAGTTACAGACCAGTGAGTGAATACTGCCTCTCTTGTGCACAAAAATATCAGATTATTCTCACTGAACATTGCCTCCCATATATCCCCAGCACTTCCCAAAACCCTCTCTCAGAAATTCATGCTCTcctgcagcaaacagcagctccatgctgAACTCTTCCCAAGCCACATGCTGCATTTCACCCTGTGCTGCCTCAGGAAACTTCTTGCTTCCAGCTGTTTCCCAGTGACAGGGCACGTCTACCAGCCCTCCCCAAACACCACACTGACAGCAGCAGATCCATTCCACGATACCACGAGGCCAGGTTGTTTTGGGAGTGCTAGGCTCTACTTCCTCCCCCAAGGGCAGTCACACAGAGCTATGGAAGGCAACAGCTCATTGCTCTGGGGGTGTGCAATTCCCCTTGCCTTCACTCAAGCCCAGCAGGTGAGGGGCACTGAGAACAGGGGTACAGCTGTTGTGCCTCCCCACTGCTCCCTGGAGGGGAGATGCTTGCCAGCCATATCTGCTCAGCAAGAGACCCAGAAAGAGCTGTGTTCCAGGTGATGTGACATGGCTGCACTCCCTGGGGTTGCACAGGCTacaaggaagaggaaaggatgCCCTGAGTAATAAGACAAAGCAGACTGGGCAGCTCTGGAAATGGCTGAGActgttccttttcttcttgcctGGGAGAGGTGGtgaggctctgcagccccatccTGAGCTGGTCCTGTACCTGGGCTAATGTGTTTTAAAAGTCTCACACCTCTCCCCCTGCACACTAGGACAGTGGATCTCCTCATGCTCTGCTCAACACAGTAATGAGTGATCTATTTCCATCCCCCAAACCCACTCTCACCATTGGCTCAAAGCCCCACTTTCTGCATCAGTGCCAACAGGACCAGGGAAGGTCCTGTTTCAGGCAGGCAGCACCCCAATCTTGAAGCATCTCCCACAGACTCTCCTCTGCCCTGACGTGTGCTTTTCTGGCAGAGAACACTGAAGGAGCAGAATTCTTGTGGATTCCCTAAATGATGGATGGTCTTTGCCTTATGCAGCTAgaatttaatatatttgtttttcattaaatatgcATTTCAGAAATTTATTATAATTACAAGGAGTGAGGATCCAATACTAAGATCCAAACTAGTTTTGCTTCCAACAAGGCAagctctgcttccctgcctgAGCACTGGTGCACTGCAGATGCAAGACCCTTGAGAGGAAAGGTGCTGAGTAAACTGGAAACCCCCCCTGCACAGTTCCAGCCTCAGAAAGGACAACAAAAGCGCTGCCCCATGGTTGTTTTCTCTCAGTCCCTGAGGCAGAAGAGTTTCTCACTCCTGGAACTGAAGAGCTAAAACACTTGCCTGTCAAATTTATCTCTCTGTCCCTGAGAGGAGGCGAGCCAAAAAATGAAACTCTGAAACCTAGATATGGTTTGGATGATAAGtcaaaatgaaaggaagatgACAGGCTGACGGACaggcagctttgagcagaaaagAGGCAGCACAAGATCCTCAGGCACACACGAAGCTCCCACTCACTTCCCCTACCTGGGACAGCAGGCTGAAGGCAGAGCCACATGACACTATTTCATGTCACCTACTGTTGTCACATCAGCTGTCCAACAGCATTCCTTCACCACAAGAATCCTGGTGAAGACATGgattcacaaaaaaacccttgatGCATTCTTCTCCACACAGAACAGAGGACACAAGCAATGTGTTCCAGGTATGAAACACCCTCAGACCATGATCaacagcacccagagccacaAAGCAAGGTTGACAGTGATGGCACCTTGGATTGTTAGATAGTTACATGAAAAATTTGCTTTAAGCCTTGTTTTATATAAATGCTTAAAAAGCAATCAAGGGTTTTGCTTGTCCTGATTTTTCCACAGTGTTAAACCCACTCCAAGCCCCCACACCACAGGCTTGGCAGTCAGCAAGGCACAGAGGCCACTTCTTGTCTCATCTTGTCTCTTCTAGATGTCCAAGCATCATTTTTAGTGAAGGATTTAAGTgagcctgaggaaaaaaataaagagggggTATGCCATAAAGGAAAATTGTGATGAATCTCATCCCAGCCATCCAACTGCCTCTCCTGCAGACTCTCTTTGCTCCCCTCACTATCTGAGGAACAAATGTTCTCAGATAAAGCAGACCTTGCAGTCAGCtactgctcctctcctgcttgACTCAGGAGATGCTGATTCAGAGACAGGGCAGTTCTGCTCTGGTTCTTGCAGGTGAAATAAGGATGAATATGGATGAGCAGACGTCCAAAGTAGTACAGTTTGGGAAATATGTGAGTCTGGGGATattaagaaatacatttttgtgcattttgatAGAAACAtaacagagctgcagagaagcagagaagatAATTTAGCCATTCTGAGTTTTAGGATCATTTTACAGAGTCAGAGAAAACACCTCTGTAAATGAAAAATGGTGTTTGTACATGAGTTTCATCTCTCTGCAGAAAGGCTattgcagaaaagaaaataagtccAAGcctcaaacacatttttttcccctgtcatGGTAGCTTCCTGCAAGAACTGATGCTCAGAATGAGCTTCTGGTTTAGCCCCCCTTGCATCCCTGCAAGACATGGTACTTGTGAGATGTTCACATCTTCTCCAGCCCTGTCGCTACTCCCATTCCTCCTTCTGCAAGGAAAGTCTGAAGAGAACATCAGCACACCTGCCTGCCCCCCCTTCCAGGGCCCAGAGAGGCAGTGGTGTGCAGCCACCCCACGCCTGGCTGCTCCCCTACCCCCCAGCCATTTGTCTGAGCTGGTGCCACGACACGTTTGTGGCAGGGCCATCCGTCACCGCCGGCTGACGGTGTGACAGAGCTTTCCTGTCCAGGCAGAGAATCAATATGCCAGGAAATAATGATAATGGATCACCCTATCCCAGTGCAGGCCGCTTGCTTCCGTTTTCATACATTAGGCACAATGATGGATTCCAGGAAGAAGTTTTCAGGAGCTTCCTAAACCCAGTCTCCTTGGAAAGGGGAAGATTTCTCCCTACTTCAATCCTTTATCAAGTCAAAACACAGCAGGCCACTCTTAAACAGAGGAATAGATCTCATTTAGTTTAACATTAGGCAGTTTTTTCATAGAAAGGGCACAAAACCAGGAGCATCTGCTCTGTACACACTGAATGGGCAAGGAACACATCAAGACAGCCCTACCTTCTGCATCCCCACTTGACACTTGTGCCGTCTACTTCCCTGCTGATGTCTTTCTAGGATGTTGGAGCCCCCTTCTCAGAGCCATCTGGCTTCCAGCAGTGATGTGGGCAAGCTGAAGAGCCCACTACAACTGTGGAATCACCAGGCATTCTGGATTCTTTGTCATTTGAAGTATTAAAGCACAGCTGGAGTCCAACATGCTGGCAGAACAAAGTACCTAAAATTAAgacattgatttttaaatttaaaactcaTTTAGCTAGTTTCTCTTGCAGAAGCTATATCCTGCCACTTGTTCATGACCTCCAGTTCTCCACAAACTCCAGAGCAGCAACTGATTAACTTCTCCAACCTTCAGAGGGGGTTTCTATATGAATTGACAGTAAAGAGGTAACATGAAAACCAGGTTTTCTCCATTAGATGTGGGAGCTGGAGTAGTTAAGGATCGGATTTGGATCGGATTTGACAATGACAGAGCCTAAAACACCATCTCTAGGAAGATGAAGGATTTATGAGTGCAGAGACTGTGGGGAAACAAGATGGATATGTTCATAGAAGACAGGAATTCTCCAGAGAGAAAcatcagaaggaaaagaggagggaaaTTACTTCCCAGACAAAAGGTATGAGCAAAAGTTGTGGAATATCACTGTGGCTCCTTCCTCTAATGGGGAGCAGGGACTTGTCTGAACAGTGTTaccctccctgccccaaagcCTGAGGGAGGGTCCACATGGCAGAGGACTGTTGCTTATACAGACAAGTGTGACACAGCTTaccaagaaagcaagaaagcaagaaaaagccTCTCAGGCACCTCCACTCCTCCAGGCCTGgcttgctcctgctgcagccatcTCAGACACTGCTGCTTTGGACCAGGTGGAGCCCCTTTTCTTCACAAAGgcaaattccatttaaaaagtaCTGCCAGGACTTTTTGGCAACCAAAAGCAGTTCAGTGGAGCTTCTCTGCTCTAAGGGCATCATATCCCTGCTTTTCTTCATCAGGCTTGCAATACCATAACCAAGATTTACAAGTAGCTTCCCCAGCAGTGTAGCAACACCTGCCATGaaaccagcacagctgccccatCTCAGCCCACATCAGCTGGTCCCACAGACATCTGCACACCAGCAACAGCTCAGGGCAGAAAAATGGCCTTGCACTCGGGCATTTATCACAGATGCTTTTTCTCAACAtatgggaaggaaagaggagcCAGTGAGGCTTGTTTGCTTCTGGGGGAAAATTGCCCATGTAGTTTATGGTCCTCTCTCTGCCAGTCACCTTTGGCAGAAGAACCATAAAACCTCTGCAACCAGGactctgctctcagctctgctgctggcttggCCTATTAGCTCTGACAGTCACTTCTCTGTCCATGTCATTATTTATTCTTCTGAGAGAAGGGAATAATACACACTTTGGTGTCCCTGTGAGCCCAAACTACAGCTGTGCATGCTTTGGAAAGTACTGGCTGCAGAGCACCCATGTCCCGTAACATCCAGGTGCTCTGCAGACTTAGCCACATCTTGCCCATCCTGCCTTGGGCCCTACACAGCAAAGTTTTTTATCATCTTGTTCCATCAATGTCCACTCTGAACAGAAAGCAGCTTTTCAtgccacagccccactctgAAAACCTGAGTGGGCACCATCATCCAGACCCTTTTGCAGGGTTGAATATGCCCTTACATGTCCAGCTCCCCTTCTTCAGCTCAGGCCCATCAGTGTCTGTTGCTGCCTGAATAAAGTGCTCTTTTCAGGAGCATCAGCTCCTCAGGCAGGATCTCAGTGGTCCTGTCCAGAAGAGCAAATCACTCTCCATCTGTGTCTGAAGCTCACAAGGCTCTTCCTCTCACACAGGCACTGCTTCACCCCATTGCCTCCcacaaacagcactgaaatgaGCTCCTCAGCCGACAATCCCAAAAGCAGGCATGACAGAAGCACAGCATTTTAACTAACTCTTCATAAATATATTCACTTCTCTTAGTGAATTATTTACCCTGGGCTCTAGCAGCAGCTTCATCTGCTCCAGAAGGGATATAAGAACATGAAGTAACTTTGTTGAAGCAGCATGTCAGAATGAACATGCAACAGTGTCCTGATTTACAGTCCAATTCCCTCATCCTCCTGTATGCCCTGCAGTGTGAAAGGAGAGGGGCAGAGATCACAATGATCCCTCCTTAAGCTATTTGCAGAAAGCTCAATTTCTGATCTGCAAAGAGGCCACCCACCTTGAGGACTGTGGGCACTAGCAGACTAATTTCTCAGCAGGAGACTGGAAATGCAGGACTTCAGATAAATGTCACCCCCTCCTAAATCAGCCTCCTCTGTAATTCTCCATATCAGTACTTGAAGGGATGCAGCACAGTGACTCCAGGTTTCTGCAGTGAGTCAAGTCCAGCACAGACAACTCTGCTGCTAAGGATGGCAGTGCCAGTTACCTGAGACTGCTCACAAGGTGAGATGGTCTGAGACCAATTCTCCGCAGAGCAGTGCTGtaaacagcagagctctgctggaaagAGCAGAACTACCAGAGAAACCACCAGATACAGAAAGTCAGCCCCACTAGCACACTCTGGACAGCCCTTTTCTAGTTCCTGCCCCAGAAGCCTTCTACCAAGTATCCTGgaaagggatgggatggagaaaAGAAGGGTTTAACACAGACTTCCCAGAAATTCTAGTTTGCTTTCCCTCCACCTTATTGGCCCAGGGAAAGAGCTGGGGTAGAGATTTTATTCCTGTGCATGTAATTGTGAGATCATTGTTTGGGCAGAGTTGTGAAGGCTCTGTCTCAAGGGCTTGAATAGATGTGGTGTGATCCAATAGGGAGAGAGAACTGAGCCTGTTCAACCAAACCCAGAAGTTTATTACTCTATGAACTATCTCTTCATTAAAATACAATACTTTCTAATAACTACAATACAGCATCatgagcagcacacagagcacaggtcCCACGTGGGAGCTGTCTGGGAACATTTGGCAGAGACAATTTAATAACAGCAGCAATAATCACACTACCAATGTCTTTAGAGCCAGCAGTCCTCACCTATAGAGCTGGACATCTCAGGCTGCAACAGGCTGCAATTAATCGGGTTAGCTGCTTAATACACAATAGCCAGTGtttgctgctcagctccaccaAGCTTTGTCCTTTTGTTATCTTTCCTAATCCATATCCTATCCCATGATGCTGCTAGTCAGTTATTATCCAACTTTATCCAATAATAAAGAGGTAGGGCTGTGCCCCAGTGAGCTGCATCCCCTCTGCTGAGAGAGGTGTATGGGACTTGCCTGGATCAGTCTCTCTTGTTGGCAGCACAGCGTGCCCTTTAGCAGCTTACCCCTAACAGTACCCACTTGATCAGGATTGaagaaatgagaggaaaaaaaccagctagATAAGCAAGTCTCTTTAGAGAGCAACCCATTGCTACCACAGATTTAAACCCtcgaggaaaaaaaaaggttctgaAATCCAAACAATGGAATTGGAAATACCAACAGCTCTAAATTTATTGATGGCTCAGTTGGTTTAGCCTTCTGCAGGAAGCTCTGCTCCAATAACTTTGTAAGAGACCTGGAAACAGGCTCCAAAACTGGTAAAGGAATTGACCTAATAACAGCTCTACACTTTTCTGAGGCTGAGGTGGAAGAGAGCTgaaaaaaggcaggaattaCACTTTGGGGAAGGACCCTCCTCACCCCACAACAATTTGTACTCACatggccccagagctgggtaAGCCAACAAGGTTCTAACCACAAATCAAAACAAGGCTTCACTGTAGCCACCACTGTCAGGATTTAAACCAAATGATATTTCATGACTGGCCCTCTCTCCAGGGAAGCACAGCAGGCAGGCTCCCTGTTGCACCCCTTAGGGTGcctctgctccatctcccaaGGCAGCTTAGGTACCTGCAAAAGGCTGACAAAGCATTCTGAGAAACTTCTGCACTGGGAAAGGAATGAGAGCTTGGGTAGGCAGAGCCTTActcatctgccagctcctggagaaCAGAGATCTCTAAGCAAGGGTAAGGCCAGCAGTTCAAGCACCAACTGCTGCACTGAGTTTAACCATTGGCACTCAGCAATGCCAAGTGACAATAGTTCTGCAGCCAACTGTGTAACTGCTACTCTTCAGAAGACTGGCAACAGCTTGATTCCTCTGGAAGCCCTCTCTGCCACCAGCCCCACTCCACCTGGAGACACAGATCCACCCTCTGTGCTCCTATCACTCCTGGCAGGGAAGTGCCTTGCCATGCCAGCCTTCCTTCCAGATGAGCTGTCCATGATCAACAGGCCCAGACACGGAGAGCCCATCTGTTTGGGCTCTCTAGTAGCATAACACTTGGGCTTCCAAGCTCCTCCTTCAACTTTCTCCTTATAGAGGCTTCAGAGGTGCCTGTCCTGGCTTAGTCCCTTATCCTGGGAGGATGCCAGATAAAGGGCTGATCCCTGGAACATCTCCACATTCTTTGAACTGGTCCGTTTTTAATTTCCAGCTCAGATCCCAGTGTTTAAGCCTATTTTTCAGAGagagaatgatttttttttatctgtgaGGTGTGGAATAAGACTGCTGTAGGCTTTGATAACTGATGTGCTGCTTGTGATGAGCATAAGGCTCTGGAAGAGGCTGTGGTGACATTTGATTATCACTTAGACCAGGAGAAAGAGGGGAAGCAACTTTCAAAGGCAAGGCTGACACTGTTACAAACACCAGCAGAAATGACCTTCACACACAGCTAGCTCTCTCTGCTGCCAAGAACCATCCTCTCAGCTGCTATCATCTGAATCACCAGTACACCTGGGGCAGTGCTGCTTTACATCAGCCTCTTCTGCTCAGAAATCCAGGGACTTTCCACCGGGCTAGGGAGAAGGGTATGTAGTGGGTCCTGTGAGAGGTACATTGCAAAGTCTGTACTGACCTCCCAGCTTAGGGaggcttgatttttttcaaatcatGATGCAAAGCATGGGTCAGATTCCCATCCACAGCAAGCCAATGAGCACAGGTAAGCTGAATAAGCCACTGTCCATGGGAAGGTTTTCTTTCCCCCACACAATAAACAGGTATGTGGGAAGCTGCAGTgttgctctgctgctca
This DNA window, taken from Molothrus aeneus isolate 106 chromosome 25, BPBGC_Maene_1.0, whole genome shotgun sequence, encodes the following:
- the TMEM104 gene encoding transmembrane protein 104 isoform X3 codes for the protein MAGGITDTGELYSPYVGLVYMFNLIVGTGALTMPKAFATAGWLISLVLLMFLGFMSYMTTTFVVEAMAAANAQLRWKRMEKRKEDDEDEDSSSGVSDSDVLLQDGYERAETRPILSVQRRGSANIFEITERVEMGQMASMFFNKVGVNLFYFCIIIYLYGDLAIYAAAVPVSLMQVTCSVTGNHSCSVGDSTKYNDTDKCWGPIRRIDAYRLYLAAFTLLLGPFTFFNVQKTKYLQIMTSLMRWIAFILMIILALIRISRGQAEGHPSMAELSGIRNLFGVCVYSFMCQHSLPSLITPISKKKHVNKLVLLDYILILAFYSLLSFTAIYCFRNDTLMDMYTLNFTNCEIVSVAFIRYFLGLFPVFTISTNFPIIAVTLRNNWKTLFHREGGTYPWLVDRIVFPAITLIPPVLVAFCTHDLESLVGITGAYAGNGIQYLIPAFLAYCSRKDTQLVFGSGTVNKHLSPFRHSFWIVFVLIWGFSCFIFVTANIVLSESKL
- the TMEM104 gene encoding transmembrane protein 104 isoform X4, which translates into the protein MAGGITDTGELYSPYVGLVYMFNLIVGTGALTMPKAFATAGWLISLVLLMFLGFMSYMTTTFVVEAMAAANAQLRWKRMEKRKEDDEDEDSSSGVSDSDVLLQDGYERAETRPILSVQRRGSANIFEITERVEMGQMASMFFNKVGVNLFYFCIIIYLYGDLAIYAAAVPVSLMQVTCVTGNHSCSVGDSTKYNDTDKCWGPIRRIDAYRLYLAAFTLLLGPFTFFNVQKTKYLQIMTSLMRWIAFILMIILALIRISRGQAEGHPSMAELSGIRNLFGVCVYSFMCQHSLPSLITPISKKKHVNKLVLLDYILILAFYSLLSFTAIYCFRNDTLMDMYTLNFTNCEIVSVAFIRYFLGLFPVFTISTNFPIIAVTLRNNWKTLFHREGGTYPWLVDRIVFPAITLIPPVLVAFCTHDLESLVGITGAYAGNGIQYLIPAFLAYCSRKDTQLVFGSGTVNKHLSPFRHSFWIVFVLIWGFSCFIFVTANIVLSESKL